A window of Oryza glaberrima chromosome 2, OglaRS2, whole genome shotgun sequence genomic DNA:
TTCTGGCAAAAGTATCCTTTATAAATTAAAACCCAGAATTGGATTCAGATACGGGCTATGGAGTGCATTGGTATGTCCATCATTGTTATTGCAAATTGTGCCACTGATGAGAAATCTTTAAATTTATTTAGAAACGATTCTTTTATGAGTAGCAAACTTTGAGAAGTACATTAAACTTGGTGAAATGTGATCCATATCCATAGAGTAATCTGAAGTGGAGCAACGGTCCAAATGCATCATgaatttagtatttgaaaacatTGATGATAAGACTGTGGTATGAGTATACTCTTTTACTTTGTTACAGTGGGATACTGCTGGACAAGAACGTTTCAGGACAATTACAAGCAGCTATTACCGGGGAGCTCATGGAATTATTGTAAGTTGGCCACATGATCCAACCACTATTTTCTGCAATGTATTGGCCATCTTGTCCCCTTCATAAACTAATTCATCCTATCCTGTGCATGCAGATTGTATATGATGTGACAGACCAAGAAAGCTTCAACAATGTGAAGCAGTGGTTGAATGAAATTGATCGTTATGCAAGTGACAATGTTAACAAGCTCCTCGTTGGGAACAAGAGCGACCTAACTGCCAACAAAGTTGTGTCATCTGAAACAGCTAAGGTAAGCTCTTCAGAATCATTTGATGTACTGTGTATTGATTGGCTTTCTCACGATCATCATGCACTGTCCTTATTGATACACATTTCACATATCTACAATTGTTAAAAAATCCTGCAGGCGTTTGCTGATGAGATGGGCATCCCATTCATGGAGACAAGTGCCAAGAACGCCACTAATGTGGAGCAGGCCTTTATGGCTATGGCTGCATCCATCAAGGACAGGTACAGCATTAAAAATCTATCCCTGAGCACATGAGCAGTGTAGCTCTCGTATTACCCTGATATCCGGGTAAATTTTACTCCTGTCGTTTTTCTCAGGATGGCGAGCCAACCGGCCGCTGCAAATGCAAGGCCACCGACGGTGCAGATCCGCGGGCAACCTGTCAACCAGAAGACGTCGTGCTGCTCGTCCTAAAGATAACGAAGTATTTCCTTCTATGTAAAATTCGACGTATGTTACTACTGTTTGCTCACTACAACGTATTTGTAATATTCATTTGAACGCCCTTGATAGCATCTTTTCTTTAATCAGATGGTTAGGGAGctgcaaatatatatgtaactttGCTGTGTTGCTCTTTGCTCACGAATCAGGAGGAGCAAGCAGAACCAGTGTATTTGATTCATTTTACGCTTACATTTTGTCCTTTCTCGCAATCTCCGTTCGTTTGCATAGAAAGTATTTTCTCTTGCATGGTTTAGTTAGACTCGACCAGATTACAAATTTACGACTTCTCACAGTGCTGGAAAGTTAATTGTGCGTTGGTAGATTGGCAGAAACAAATTGTCTTTCGTTGGGTGATGCTTCCTGCCGTTAgctgggtcccatatttttctgTCTGAACTGGGGTTTAGCGGGGTTTGCCTTTATTGTTGTCTTAATAAGAGTTAATTATGCTGTTGCATGTTGGTCAACGAGGCTATCTAGCAGTAGCGGTAGCTGATGTCTGTCTTTCATGTCATCATATAGTTATatacggctgtgtttagtttcttttaaactttcaaaaaagtttcttttaaaattccaaaaa
This region includes:
- the LOC127763294 gene encoding GTP-binding protein YPTM2 isoform X2, with product MNPEYDYLFKLLLIGDSGVGKSCLLLRFADDSYLDSYISTIGVDFKIRTVEQDGKTIKLQIWDTAGQERFRTITSSYYRGAHGIIIVYDVTDQESFNNVKQWLNEIDRYASDNVNKLLVGNKSDLTANKVVSSETAKAFADEMGIPFMETSAKNATNVEQAFMAMAASIKDRMASQPAAANARPPTVQIRGQPVNQKTSCCSS